AGACCTCGCGGATTCAGACGTTTTTTAAACTTCACATTCACTTCTGCGCGGAAGGTACGCGCTGCGAATTGAATAGAACCACACTGATTAATCTTTATCTTGCGAGGAAATTCCATGTTATTCCCTGAAATTGACCGGCGGCGTGCGCGCGGCGGGTTTACGTTAATTGAACTTTTAGTCGTCATCGCCATCATTGCGATTCTGATTGCCCTGTTGTTGCCCGCGGTCCAGCAGGCGCGGGAAGCAGCCCGGCGGGCACAGTGTAAAAATAATCTGAAACAGATTGGTCTGGCGATTCATAATTATGAAAGCGCGTATCGCGTGTTTCCCGGTTTGTCTTCCGAGAGCGCCTATGGCTACTCGGTGCAGGCGCGGATTCTGCCGTTTGTGGATCAAGGCAACCTGCAAAATCTGATCGACTTTGATGTGCCATTGATGGTGGGGTCGGGGGGCAGTCAGTCGATGAACCCGATTCACAATACGGTTGCAGGGCAGGTGTTGCCTCTGTTTCTATGTCCGAGTGAGCCGGAGTCTCCTATTTTTCAAAATGCGAATACCGGCACCGGCGTCTTTGCCGGCACGAATTACGTTGTCTGTACGGGAGACGGTACCGACACGAATTATGACACACGGGCAAGGACGAACGGAATGTTTTTCTGGGGCTCTGCCAGCCGCTTTCGTGATCTGACCGATGGCTCTTCGAATACATTGATTCTGTCAGAGTCGTTAATGGGGAATAAACTGGACGGCAGCGGTCTGGTGACTGATCCACAGCGGCAGATGGCCCGTTATCGGGGCGGCGGAATGGGTGCTGCCGGTGAAGGCTTCACGAGTGCTCCGGGACACAATCCGGATATCGCGGCGGCAGCGGTTGCGGCCGGTAATGTTGACGGGCGTGGACGGAGTTCCTGGATCTGGGGCCGCGAGCATTTGACGTCGTTTAACACCTATATGACGCCGAATTCGAATGTGCCCGATGTGCACCGCAACGGGTTTGGCTGGTTTGCACCGCGGAGTATGCATGTCGGTGGCGTGCACGTCGGACTGGGAGACGCCTCGGTGCGGTTAGTGAGTGAGAATATCGATCTCACTCTCTGGCGGGCACTGGGAACAAAAGCAGGCGGTGAAGTCATCGGCGAGTTTTAGCAACCGGCGTTGACCGTGCTGTTTCATTCAAAATAATAAAATCGATTTCTAACGTTTCCAAGGAGAAACCAAGATGAATCAACGTGTATCAAATTCACGATTGGCAGGCTGGCGAAGCAGCCTGCTATCAGCGGGCATTGTGCTGTTTACATTAGTGACCTGTCTGGCAGGAGAACCACCAACCCAAAAATCAAACGTGCAGCGCTGGCCCGGTTTTCAAGGCGCAGGAGCGACAGCGCTGACCGCTGATTCGTTGCCGCTGACGTGGTCGCCGACCAGGAA
This window of the Gimesia fumaroli genome carries:
- a CDS encoding DUF1559 domain-containing protein gives rise to the protein MLFPEIDRRRARGGFTLIELLVVIAIIAILIALLLPAVQQAREAARRAQCKNNLKQIGLAIHNYESAYRVFPGLSSESAYGYSVQARILPFVDQGNLQNLIDFDVPLMVGSGGSQSMNPIHNTVAGQVLPLFLCPSEPESPIFQNANTGTGVFAGTNYVVCTGDGTDTNYDTRARTNGMFFWGSASRFRDLTDGSSNTLILSESLMGNKLDGSGLVTDPQRQMARYRGGGMGAAGEGFTSAPGHNPDIAAAAVAAGNVDGRGRSSWIWGREHLTSFNTYMTPNSNVPDVHRNGFGWFAPRSMHVGGVHVGLGDASVRLVSENIDLTLWRALGTKAGGEVIGEF